From Mus musculus strain C57BL/6J chromosome 17, GRCm38.p6 C57BL/6J, the proteins below share one genomic window:
- the Olfr103 gene encoding olfactory receptor 103, which translates to MLNQTSVTEFILLGVRDIQEPQPFLFAIFFTIYFVNITGNGAILMIVILDPRLHSPMYFFLGNLACLDISYSTVTVPKMLENLLSTNKAISLLGCITQLHFFHFLGTTESLLLAVMAFDRFVAICRPLHYSVIMNWQVCILMAVTIWTIAFLHALLHSVMTSRLSFCGLNHIHHFFCDVKPLLELACGNTELNLWLLNTVTGTIASVPFFLTFLSYFYIITYLFLKTRSCSMLHKALSTCASHFMVVVLFYAPVLFTYIRPTSGSSLDQDRIIAIMYSVVTPALNPLIYTLRNKEVRSALNRKVRRCLLLEEI; encoded by the coding sequence ATGTTGAATCAAACCTCTGTCACAGAATTTATCCTTTTGGGAGTGAGAGACATACAAGAACCACAGCCCTTTCTCTTTGCTATTTTCTTCACCATCTACTTTGTCAATATAACTGGGAATGGAGCCATCCTGATGATTGTCATCTTAGACCCAAGACTCCACTCACCTATGTATTTCTTCCTGGGAAACCTAGCATGTCTAGATATCTCCTACTCCACTGTAACAGTGCCAAAAATGCTGGAGAACCTTCTCTCTACAAACAAAGCAATTTCCCTCTTGGGATGCATAACTCAGCTTCATTTCTTCCACTTCCTGGGTACCACAGAATCCCTGCTGCTAGCAGTGATGGCATTTGACCGCTTTGTGGCTATCTGCAGACCACTTCACTATTCTGTCATCATGAATTGGCAGGTCTGTATCCTTATGGCTGTGACCATCTGGACCATTGCTTTTCTCCATGCCTTGCTTCATTCTGTAATGACATCTCGTTTGAGCTTCTGTGGTCTCAATCATATTCATCATTTCTTCTGTGATGTTAAGCCATTACTGGAGCTGGCCTGTGGAAACACTGAGCTCAACCTTTGGCTGCTTAATACCGTTACAGGTACCATTGCCTCAGTCCCCTTTTTTCTGACATTTCTCTCTTATTTCTACATCATCACCTATCTTTTCCTCAAGACCCGTTCTTGCAGCATGCTCCACAAAGCACTGTCTACTTGTGCCTCTCACTTCATGGTTGTTGTTCTGTTCTATGCTCCTGTTCTCTTCACCTATATCCGTCCCACCTCAGGCAGCTCTTTAGACCAGGACAGAATCATTGCCATCATGTACAGTGTGGTCACCCCTGCTCTCAATCCACTAATCTACACCTTGAGAAACAAGGAAGTGAGGAGTGCATTGAATAGGAAGGTGAGAAGATGTCTCTTACTTGAAGAAATCTAA